In the genome of Streptomyces pactum, one region contains:
- a CDS encoding class I SAM-dependent methyltransferase — protein MRGFYENPAVPVASGAERSRRQARMLARALGPAHPGAPATVLDVGCGDGSAMALALPLLRGHRVVGVDWSRDALRRAATRLPAVVRGDISGGGLPFASGSADAVVFGEVIEHLVDPDAALDELRRVLRPGGHLLLSTPNLAAWYNRGLLLAGVQPVFSEVSLRGVHGRPGEQVVGHLRLCTARALRSLLTASGFEVVRTAGAPFHGVPRPLRALDRAACRLPSLASILLVHARRV, from the coding sequence CTGCGGGGGTTCTACGAGAACCCCGCGGTGCCGGTCGCCTCGGGCGCCGAACGCAGCCGCCGCCAGGCCCGGATGCTCGCCCGGGCGCTGGGCCCGGCGCACCCCGGCGCCCCGGCGACGGTGCTGGACGTCGGCTGCGGGGACGGTTCGGCCATGGCCCTCGCGCTGCCGCTGCTCCGCGGCCACCGGGTGGTCGGCGTGGACTGGTCGCGGGACGCGCTGCGCCGGGCCGCGACGCGGCTGCCGGCCGTGGTGCGCGGCGACATCTCCGGCGGCGGACTGCCGTTCGCCTCCGGCAGCGCCGACGCGGTGGTGTTCGGCGAGGTGATCGAGCACCTGGTGGACCCGGACGCGGCGCTGGACGAGCTGCGCCGGGTGCTGCGGCCCGGCGGCCACCTGCTGCTGTCCACCCCGAACCTGGCGGCCTGGTACAACCGCGGGCTGCTGCTCGCCGGGGTGCAGCCGGTGTTCTCCGAGGTGAGCCTGCGCGGGGTGCACGGCCGCCCGGGCGAACAGGTGGTGGGGCACCTGCGGCTGTGCACCGCGCGGGCGCTCCGCTCCCTCCTCACCGCCTCGGGGTTCGAGGTGGTCCGTACCGCCGGCGCGCCGTTCCACGGGGTGCCGCGTCCGCTGCGCGCCCTGGACCGGGCCGCCTGCCGGCTGCCGTCGCTCGCCTCCATCCTGCTGGTCCACGCGAGGCGGGTGTAG
- a CDS encoding Trm112 family protein gives MNPDDPLLRILACPLDKGPLLLIPPGDALYNPRLRLRYPVLEGVPRLLPSSGERVGAEEHRRLLERAGGGAGPDAGPGVRR, from the coding sequence ATGAACCCCGACGACCCGCTGCTGAGGATCCTCGCCTGCCCGCTGGACAAGGGGCCGCTGCTCCTGATCCCGCCGGGGGACGCGCTCTACAACCCCCGTCTGCGGCTGCGGTATCCGGTGCTGGAGGGCGTTCCGCGGCTGCTGCCGTCCTCCGGGGAGCGGGTCGGTGCCGAGGAGCACCGGCGGCTGCTGGAGCGGGCGGGCGGCGGGGCCGGCCCGGACGCCGGGCCCGGGGTGCGCCGGTAG
- a CDS encoding type I polyketide synthase yields MRIHEEDADSTPSSGTFEPPYASGTDDETLVGHFRTVFQTHPEKVLYRFLANADGAPSELTGRALDVRARAIAATLGRRVAPGDRALIVCPPGLDYLASFLGCLYARVIAVPVYPPDPLLMKRTLPRLAGVVADARPAAVLATEEIAASAGEFARHAPGLEGLDWLAVDRIEDAAADGWRDPAARPADPAFLQYTSGSTGRPKGVVVGHGNLVHNLRCINDRLYGREPDNHMVTWLPPYHDMGLIGGLLAPAFGAFPTTFMSPVAFLKQPLRWLRAISEYRATISGAPNFAYDLCVERISEAERRELDLSGWRVAFSGAEPVRAETLDRFTRAFAPSGFGRSAFLPCYGLAEGTLCVSAGSRTAEPVLRELAADALAGHRAEAATGDGPVRTSVGCGWSVDDQRIEIVDPRTRTRVPAGTIGEIWVAGPSVAQGYWERPEESAEVFAAQLADSAEGPFLRTGDLGFLDGTELHVTGRAKDLIIVAGRNHYPQDIERTVEECDPLLRPGNGVACAYDADGEERLVVLQEVTGRPEPAVAAGIFDAVRARLAEEHGLRPHHIVLLRRGSIPKTSSGKLQRSAALAAFLAGDLKRLASWDAPAAGGTAASGTTGAGTGTADPAAGPRTDAGPDTAGPDPAGPVPAAAPDGHAATAPAARAAAPAGDPAARAELEEWLAGRLADRLGMPAAEVDTRRPLAGYGLRSVDLIGLVGEVEQRLGRPVPTTAVWEYPTVEALAGHLTDPAGTGPAGPAGGPSGEPAEGAGAGPRDPEDDLVAVVGIGCRFPGGADGPEAFWRLLTEGRDAVTEVPEDRWRAADHFDEDPSVPGKTTTAWGGFVDGVDRFDPHFFGISGHEASRMDPQQRLMAEVAWEALEDAGVAAEELAGSATGVFVGIATSDYLQEQFRDLTGIDAYSGTGNAFSIAANRLSYLFDLRGPSMAVDTACSSSLVAVHTAVRSLARGDCTMAIAGGVNVILSPALAVNFSKAGAMAADGRCKPFDSRADGYVRAEGAGAVVLKPLRRALADRDTVYCVIRGGAVNQDGRSNGIMAPNPQAQEAVLRAAYADAGVRPERVDYVEAHGTGTLLGDPIEAKALAAVVGDGREPDRPCLIGSVKSNLGHLEAAAGIAGLIKTALMLRHRTVPRTLHFIRPNPHIPFDELPLEVADRQRRWPAADRPALAGVSSFGFGGTNAHLVVEEAPAGAAPGAEAEAGGPHLLAVSARDEQALRELAARYAGQLEGPAGRAGTARLCAAAALRRTHHEHRLACTGADAAELAAALRAFGEDAERPGLSAGRRRVGRRPRTVFVFAGQGPRWWPLAADLLTAEPVFREVIEECDRILSGHTDWSLGEQLAADRGASRLADPAVGQPALIAVQVALAAVWRSRGVLPDAVVGHSVGEIAAAQVAGALSLPDALRVALHRGRVIRSGKGNGRMAVVGVPEERARELLAERGVERVWVAAGNGPATTVLSGATGPLEELAAALDAEGLFCRVLESVDFASHCPLMDPLREDLVGALEGLRPGPAAVPVFSTVTAGFVAGERLDAGYWGENLRRPVLFDRAVTALADAGHDVFVEISPQQMLGDALTERLSLQGARGAVVASLRRDDPGRAGLLGELGRLYAAGFPVDWSLLHGTRTVPMVPLPSYPWQRQRYWHDDVTGRRRRPDHHGHPLLADRLRSATEPGTWHWTAAVDLHGFGYLRDHRVDGAVVLPAALVLDTALAAVRATAGGGAALEDVRFTGLTVVRERAQEPTLQLVLTGDGSGAGTFRLFSRGGDGGPEEAWTEVATGGFRTPDGAGDGTADATHRTGSAAEAGEAGTALDDSGAAHPGGAATAGEADAAAAGTAGDGAGAAGELAAVRARCTREVDRSEHYAGLHRAGLEYGPAFQGLDGLWRGEREAVARLRVPEDVAADRDAYGVHPALLDACLQVLAQALAADPDAGTAIHLPVGAGAFRLTTGRARPVWAHADVTGAVRAGEEITGGRVVLFGEDGQELGRVEGITLRRLAGVADRVGEALLEIGWRRADAAPAGAAVPAGRWLLLADRDGVAEALRAAPAARGARWVVVTAGDGYRRLDADRFEVRPGVAEDFAALFADLRAAHPDGCAGVLHAWNLDAALDTAPYPGAPAGPDAGTPAGSGGTGTGTGPGTGGAGDPLAPGRDLGTVSVLHLVRELAAGPWPRAPRLVVLTRGTQRVPRAGGGSGTAAPLPAAAVAQSAVWGLVRVAALEHAELRPVVIDLDPARPAGEAAQLAAELAAPVAGSQLALRGGARYVPELQPWRPPAAEPAAWPRRAFDPARDGNLRLLAERPGILGSLTPTVWDRVPPGPGQVEIEVAAAGLNFSDVLKAMDICPGVPPGITPLGAECAGRVVAVGEGVTDVRVGDEVMAVAPSAMAAYATTRQELVAARPAGLDAAQAAALPIAFLTAVYGLEYLAHLGEGETVLIHSATGGVGLAALQVARRNGAEVFATAGTEEKRELLRSLGVRHVMDSRSLDFADRVRELTGGRGVDVVLNSLTGEALRRSLGLLAANGRFVEIGKQDVYKNSSLGLLSLKHNRSFLAVDLERSFAEQFPLIRRLFGEVLAGFARGEFTALPVTCFDYAAADAAFSHMAQARHTGKVVLRPTGAETVAVRPREAAVRPGATYLITGGLGALGLRTARHLADSGARHLVLVGRGGPGERAGRELAALRERGVTVAVRSADVSDGGQVAALVAEIDATMPPLAGVVHSAGVLDDGVLVGLDRERFASVAAPKALAAWHLHRATLGHRLDFFVLYSSAAALLGSPGQGNYAAANAFLDGLALHRASHGLPALSVNWGPWTEAGLAASPDRGGALAGRGIVGIDPDDGVAALGRLLPTATAQAAVLPLDRAGLRAAAGSGMLPPLLTGLLDEPAAAAGETGPAAGAVRRELLAVEPGRRRRAVLVRHCTEQVARVLKCDEAKVDVTAPLAGLGFDSLMSLELRKRLESSLGVELPATVVWRFPTVEALVPFLAERMEIALEAGPAVGAEEAAADERPADGTGTDLDDLSDSDVEALLLAKLTELDEGEE; encoded by the coding sequence TTGCGCATTCATGAAGAAGACGCCGATTCGACACCATCGAGCGGCACATTCGAGCCACCGTACGCTTCCGGTACCGATGACGAGACGCTTGTCGGGCATTTCCGTACCGTTTTCCAGACGCATCCCGAAAAGGTGCTGTACCGCTTCCTGGCGAATGCCGACGGGGCTCCGTCGGAGCTCACCGGGCGGGCGCTGGACGTTCGCGCGCGGGCCATTGCGGCGACGCTCGGGCGGCGGGTCGCGCCGGGTGACCGGGCGCTGATCGTCTGCCCGCCGGGGCTCGACTACCTCGCGTCCTTCCTGGGCTGCCTCTACGCGCGGGTCATCGCCGTCCCGGTGTACCCGCCGGACCCGCTGCTGATGAAGCGGACCCTGCCCCGGCTGGCCGGGGTGGTGGCCGACGCCCGGCCGGCCGCCGTGCTGGCCACCGAGGAGATCGCCGCCTCGGCCGGGGAGTTCGCCCGGCACGCGCCCGGCCTGGAGGGCCTGGACTGGCTCGCGGTGGACCGGATCGAGGACGCCGCCGCGGACGGCTGGCGGGACCCGGCCGCGCGGCCCGCGGACCCCGCGTTCCTCCAGTACACCTCCGGCTCCACCGGGCGGCCCAAGGGCGTGGTGGTCGGCCACGGCAACCTGGTGCACAACCTGCGGTGCATCAACGACCGGCTGTACGGGCGGGAGCCGGACAACCACATGGTCACCTGGCTGCCGCCGTACCACGACATGGGGCTGATCGGCGGTCTGCTGGCCCCCGCCTTCGGGGCGTTCCCGACCACCTTCATGTCACCGGTCGCCTTCCTCAAGCAGCCGCTGCGCTGGCTGCGCGCGATCTCCGAGTACCGGGCGACCATCAGCGGCGCCCCCAACTTCGCGTACGACCTGTGCGTGGAGCGGATCTCCGAGGCCGAGCGCCGCGAACTGGACCTGAGCGGCTGGCGGGTGGCGTTCAGCGGCGCCGAACCGGTGCGCGCCGAGACCCTCGACCGGTTCACCCGCGCCTTCGCCCCCAGCGGTTTCGGCCGCTCGGCGTTCCTGCCCTGCTACGGGCTGGCCGAGGGCACCCTGTGCGTCTCGGCCGGCAGCCGCACCGCGGAACCGGTGCTGCGCGAGCTGGCGGCGGATGCGCTGGCCGGCCACCGCGCCGAGGCCGCCACCGGCGACGGGCCCGTCCGCACCTCGGTGGGGTGCGGCTGGTCGGTGGACGACCAGCGGATCGAGATCGTGGACCCGCGGACCCGGACCCGGGTGCCGGCCGGCACCATCGGTGAGATCTGGGTGGCCGGCCCGAGCGTGGCGCAGGGCTACTGGGAACGCCCCGAGGAGAGCGCGGAGGTCTTCGCGGCCCAGCTGGCGGACTCCGCGGAGGGTCCGTTCCTGCGCACCGGGGACCTGGGCTTCCTCGACGGCACCGAACTGCACGTCACCGGGCGGGCCAAGGACCTGATCATCGTGGCCGGCCGCAACCACTACCCGCAGGACATCGAGCGGACCGTGGAGGAGTGTGACCCGCTGCTGCGCCCCGGCAACGGGGTGGCCTGCGCCTACGACGCGGACGGCGAGGAGCGGCTGGTGGTCCTCCAGGAGGTCACCGGACGGCCGGAGCCGGCGGTGGCCGCGGGGATCTTCGACGCGGTCCGGGCACGGCTGGCCGAGGAGCACGGGCTGCGTCCGCACCACATCGTGCTGCTGCGCCGGGGCAGCATCCCCAAGACCTCCAGCGGCAAGCTCCAGCGGTCCGCCGCGCTCGCCGCCTTCCTCGCCGGCGACCTCAAGCGGCTGGCCTCCTGGGACGCCCCGGCGGCCGGCGGGACGGCGGCCTCCGGAACCACCGGAGCCGGCACCGGCACCGCGGACCCCGCCGCCGGCCCCCGGACGGACGCCGGCCCGGACACCGCCGGCCCGGACCCCGCCGGCCCGGTTCCCGCCGCGGCCCCGGACGGGCACGCGGCCACGGCCCCCGCCGCGCGGGCCGCCGCGCCCGCCGGTGACCCGGCGGCCCGGGCGGAGCTGGAGGAGTGGCTGGCCGGCCGGCTGGCCGACCGGCTCGGCATGCCCGCCGCCGAGGTGGACACCCGCCGCCCGCTGGCCGGCTACGGGCTGCGCTCGGTGGACCTGATCGGACTGGTGGGCGAGGTGGAGCAGCGGCTGGGCCGGCCGGTGCCCACCACCGCGGTCTGGGAGTACCCCACCGTCGAGGCGCTCGCCGGCCACCTGACCGACCCGGCCGGCACCGGCCCGGCCGGCCCGGCGGGCGGACCGTCCGGCGAACCGGCCGAAGGCGCCGGGGCCGGACCACGGGACCCGGAGGACGACCTGGTCGCGGTGGTGGGGATCGGCTGCCGCTTCCCGGGCGGCGCGGACGGCCCCGAGGCGTTCTGGCGGCTGCTGACCGAGGGCCGGGACGCGGTCACCGAGGTGCCCGAGGACCGCTGGCGGGCCGCCGACCACTTCGACGAGGACCCGTCCGTACCGGGGAAGACCACCACCGCCTGGGGCGGGTTCGTGGACGGCGTGGACCGGTTCGACCCGCACTTCTTCGGCATCTCCGGGCACGAGGCGAGCCGGATGGACCCGCAGCAGCGGCTGATGGCCGAGGTGGCCTGGGAGGCGCTGGAGGACGCCGGGGTGGCGGCCGAGGAACTGGCCGGCTCCGCCACCGGGGTCTTCGTGGGCATCGCCACCAGCGACTACCTCCAGGAGCAGTTCCGGGACCTGACCGGGATCGACGCCTACTCCGGCACCGGCAACGCCTTCAGCATCGCCGCCAACCGGCTGTCGTACCTGTTCGACCTGCGCGGGCCGAGCATGGCCGTGGACACCGCCTGCTCCTCCTCCCTGGTCGCGGTGCACACCGCCGTCCGCAGCCTGGCGCGCGGCGACTGCACGATGGCGATCGCCGGCGGGGTGAACGTCATCCTCTCCCCCGCCCTCGCCGTCAACTTCAGCAAGGCCGGGGCGATGGCCGCGGACGGGCGGTGCAAGCCCTTCGACTCCCGCGCCGACGGCTACGTGCGCGCCGAGGGCGCCGGCGCGGTCGTCCTCAAGCCGCTGCGCCGCGCGCTCGCCGACCGGGACACCGTCTACTGCGTGATCCGTGGCGGCGCGGTCAACCAGGACGGCCGCAGCAACGGCATCATGGCGCCCAACCCGCAGGCCCAGGAGGCGGTGCTGCGCGCCGCCTACGCCGACGCCGGGGTCCGGCCGGAGCGGGTGGACTACGTGGAGGCGCACGGCACCGGCACCCTGCTCGGCGACCCGATCGAGGCGAAGGCGCTCGCCGCCGTGGTCGGCGACGGCCGGGAGCCGGACCGGCCCTGCCTGATCGGCTCGGTCAAGTCCAACCTGGGCCACCTGGAGGCGGCGGCCGGCATCGCCGGGCTGATCAAGACGGCGCTGATGCTGCGCCACCGCACGGTGCCGCGCACCCTGCACTTCATCCGGCCCAACCCGCACATCCCGTTCGACGAACTCCCCCTGGAGGTCGCCGACCGGCAGCGCCGGTGGCCGGCGGCCGACCGTCCGGCACTGGCCGGCGTCAGCTCGTTCGGCTTCGGCGGCACCAACGCCCACCTGGTGGTCGAGGAGGCCCCCGCCGGCGCCGCCCCCGGGGCCGAAGCGGAAGCCGGCGGGCCGCACCTGCTGGCCGTATCCGCCCGTGACGAACAGGCGCTGCGCGAGCTGGCCGCCCGCTACGCGGGTCAACTGGAGGGCCCGGCGGGCCGGGCCGGCACGGCCCGGCTGTGCGCCGCGGCGGCGCTGCGCCGCACCCACCACGAGCACCGGCTGGCCTGCACCGGCGCGGACGCGGCGGAACTCGCCGCGGCGCTGCGGGCGTTCGGCGAGGACGCCGAGCGGCCCGGGCTGTCCGCCGGCCGCCGCCGGGTGGGCCGGCGGCCCCGCACGGTGTTCGTCTTCGCCGGCCAGGGGCCCCGCTGGTGGCCGCTCGCCGCGGACCTGCTCACCGCCGAGCCGGTGTTCCGCGAGGTGATCGAGGAGTGCGACCGGATCCTGTCCGGGCACACCGACTGGTCGCTGGGCGAGCAGCTCGCCGCCGACCGCGGCGCGTCGCGGCTGGCGGACCCGGCGGTCGGCCAGCCGGCGCTGATCGCCGTGCAGGTGGCGCTGGCGGCGGTGTGGCGCTCCCGGGGGGTGCTCCCGGACGCCGTGGTCGGCCACAGCGTCGGGGAGATCGCCGCCGCCCAGGTGGCCGGCGCCCTGAGCCTGCCGGACGCGCTGCGGGTGGCCCTGCACCGGGGCCGGGTGATCCGCTCCGGGAAGGGCAACGGCCGGATGGCGGTGGTCGGGGTGCCCGAGGAGCGGGCCCGGGAACTGCTCGCCGAGCGCGGCGTGGAGCGGGTGTGGGTGGCCGCCGGCAACGGCCCCGCCACCACCGTGCTCTCCGGCGCCACCGGGCCGCTGGAGGAGCTGGCGGCGGCGCTCGACGCGGAGGGGCTGTTCTGCCGCGTCCTGGAGTCGGTGGACTTCGCCTCCCACTGCCCGCTGATGGATCCGCTGCGCGAGGACCTCGTCGGGGCGCTGGAGGGGCTGCGCCCGGGCCCGGCGGCGGTCCCGGTGTTCTCCACCGTCACCGCCGGGTTCGTGGCGGGCGAGCGGCTGGACGCCGGGTACTGGGGCGAGAACCTGCGCCGGCCGGTGCTCTTCGACCGGGCGGTGACCGCGCTCGCCGACGCCGGCCACGACGTGTTCGTGGAGATCTCCCCGCAGCAGATGCTGGGTGACGCGCTGACCGAGCGGCTGTCCCTGCAGGGCGCGCGGGGCGCGGTGGTGGCCTCGCTGCGCCGCGACGACCCGGGCCGCGCCGGGCTCCTGGGCGAGCTGGGCCGGCTGTACGCGGCCGGGTTCCCGGTGGACTGGAGCCTGCTGCACGGCACCCGCACGGTGCCGATGGTGCCGTTGCCGTCCTACCCCTGGCAGCGGCAGCGGTACTGGCACGACGACGTCACCGGCCGCCGGCGCCGCCCGGACCACCACGGGCACCCGCTGCTGGCGGACCGGCTGCGCTCGGCGACCGAGCCGGGCACCTGGCACTGGACCGCGGCCGTGGACCTTCACGGGTTCGGCTACCTGCGCGACCACCGGGTGGACGGCGCGGTGGTGCTGCCCGCCGCCCTGGTGCTGGACACCGCGCTCGCCGCCGTCCGGGCCACCGCCGGCGGCGGGGCCGCGCTGGAGGACGTGCGCTTCACCGGGCTGACCGTGGTGCGCGAGCGGGCCCAGGAGCCCACGCTCCAGCTGGTGCTCACCGGGGACGGCTCGGGTGCCGGGACGTTCCGGCTGTTCAGCCGGGGCGGCGACGGCGGCCCGGAGGAGGCCTGGACCGAGGTCGCCACCGGCGGCTTCCGGACCCCGGACGGCGCCGGGGACGGTACGGCGGACGCCACGCACCGCACGGGGAGCGCCGCGGAAGCCGGAGAAGCCGGCACCGCCCTGGACGACTCCGGCGCCGCGCACCCCGGAGGGGCCGCAACCGCCGGTGAGGCGGACGCCGCAGCGGCCGGGACCGCCGGTGACGGCGCCGGCGCGGCCGGGGAGCTGGCGGCGGTCCGGGCCCGCTGCACCCGGGAGGTGGACCGGAGCGAGCACTACGCCGGGCTGCACCGGGCGGGGCTGGAGTACGGCCCGGCCTTCCAGGGCCTGGACGGGCTGTGGCGCGGGGAGCGGGAGGCGGTGGCGCGGCTGCGGGTCCCGGAGGACGTCGCCGCCGACCGGGACGCCTACGGCGTCCACCCGGCGCTGCTCGACGCCTGCCTCCAGGTGCTGGCGCAGGCGCTCGCCGCCGACCCGGACGCCGGGACGGCGATCCACCTGCCGGTCGGCGCGGGCGCGTTCCGCCTCACCACCGGCCGGGCGCGGCCGGTGTGGGCGCACGCCGACGTGACCGGCGCGGTGCGCGCCGGCGAGGAGATCACCGGCGGCCGGGTGGTGCTGTTCGGCGAGGACGGGCAGGAGCTGGGCCGGGTCGAGGGGATCACCCTGCGCCGGCTGGCGGGGGTCGCGGACCGGGTCGGCGAGGCGCTGCTGGAGATCGGCTGGCGGCGCGCGGACGCCGCTCCGGCGGGCGCCGCCGTCCCGGCCGGCCGGTGGCTGCTGCTGGCCGACCGGGACGGGGTGGCCGAGGCGCTGCGCGCGGCCCCGGCGGCCCGCGGCGCGCGCTGGGTGGTGGTGACCGCCGGCGACGGGTACCGGCGGCTGGACGCGGACCGATTCGAGGTCCGTCCCGGCGTCGCGGAGGACTTCGCCGCCCTCTTCGCCGACCTGCGCGCCGCCCACCCGGACGGCTGCGCCGGGGTGCTGCACGCCTGGAACCTCGACGCCGCGCTGGACACGGCACCGTACCCGGGCGCCCCCGCCGGACCGGACGCCGGGACCCCCGCCGGATCCGGGGGCACCGGGACCGGCACCGGACCGGGGACCGGCGGTGCCGGCGACCCGCTGGCCCCCGGCCGCGACCTGGGCACCGTCTCGGTGCTCCACCTGGTGCGGGAGCTGGCCGCCGGACCCTGGCCGCGGGCGCCCCGGCTGGTGGTGCTCACCCGGGGCACCCAGCGGGTGCCCCGGGCCGGCGGCGGATCCGGGACGGCGGCGCCGCTGCCGGCCGCCGCGGTCGCCCAGTCGGCCGTCTGGGGCCTGGTGCGGGTGGCCGCGCTGGAACACGCCGAGCTGCGCCCGGTGGTGATCGACCTCGATCCGGCCCGCCCGGCCGGCGAGGCGGCGCAGCTCGCCGCGGAGCTGGCCGCGCCGGTCGCCGGCAGTCAGCTGGCGCTGCGCGGCGGGGCCCGGTACGTGCCGGAGCTCCAGCCGTGGCGCCCGCCCGCCGCCGAGCCGGCGGCCTGGCCGCGGCGCGCCTTCGACCCGGCCCGGGACGGCAACCTGCGCCTGCTGGCCGAGCGGCCGGGCATTCTCGGCAGCCTCACCCCGACGGTGTGGGACCGCGTCCCGCCGGGCCCGGGCCAGGTGGAGATCGAGGTGGCCGCGGCCGGGCTGAACTTCAGCGACGTGCTGAAGGCGATGGACATCTGCCCCGGGGTGCCGCCGGGCATCACCCCGCTGGGCGCCGAGTGCGCCGGCCGGGTGGTGGCCGTGGGCGAGGGCGTCACGGACGTCCGGGTCGGTGACGAGGTGATGGCGGTGGCCCCGTCGGCGATGGCCGCGTACGCCACCACCCGGCAGGAGCTGGTGGCCGCCCGGCCCGCCGGTCTGGACGCGGCCCAGGCGGCGGCGCTGCCGATCGCCTTCCTCACCGCGGTGTACGGGCTGGAGTACCTGGCCCATCTGGGCGAGGGCGAGACGGTCCTGATCCACTCGGCGACCGGCGGGGTGGGCCTGGCCGCGCTCCAGGTGGCGCGCCGCAACGGCGCGGAGGTGTTCGCCACCGCCGGCACCGAGGAGAAGCGGGAGCTGCTGCGGAGCCTGGGGGTGCGCCATGTGATGGACTCGCGCTCGCTGGACTTCGCCGACCGGGTGCGGGAGCTGACCGGCGGCCGGGGCGTGGACGTGGTGCTCAACTCGCTGACCGGCGAGGCGCTGCGGCGCAGCCTGGGCCTGCTGGCGGCCAACGGCCGCTTCGTGGAGATCGGCAAGCAGGACGTGTACAAAAACAGCAGCCTGGGGCTGCTGTCGCTCAAGCACAACCGGTCCTTCCTCGCGGTGGACCTGGAGCGGTCCTTCGCCGAGCAGTTCCCGCTGATCCGGCGGCTGTTCGGTGAGGTGCTGGCCGGTTTCGCCCGTGGTGAGTTCACCGCGCTGCCGGTGACCTGCTTCGACTACGCGGCGGCGGACGCGGCGTTCTCCCACATGGCGCAGGCGAGGCACACCGGCAAGGTGGTGCTCCGCCCGACCGGGGCGGAGACGGTCGCGGTGCGGCCCCGCGAGGCGGCGGTGCGGCCCGGTGCGACGTACCTGATCACCGGTGGTCTGGGCGCGCTGGGTCTGCGCACCGCCCGTCACCTGGCCGACTCCGGCGCCCGGCACCTGGTGCTGGTGGGCCGGGGCGGGCCGGGCGAGCGGGCCGGGCGGGAGCTGGCGGCGCTGCGCGAGCGGGGCGTGACGGTGGCGGTGCGGTCCGCGGACGTCTCCGACGGCGGGCAGGTGGCCGCGCTGGTGGCGGAGATCGACGCCACGATGCCGCCGCTGGCCGGCGTGGTGCACTCCGCCGGTGTGCTGGACGACGGGGTGCTGGTGGGCCTGGACCGGGAGCGGTTCGCCTCGGTGGCCGCGCCCAAGGCGCTGGCCGCCTGGCACCTGCACCGCGCCACCCTCGGCCACCGGCTGGACTTCTTCGTGCTGTACTCCTCGGCGGCGGCGCTGCTGGGCTCCCCCGGCCAGGGCAACTACGCGGCGGCCAACGCCTTCCTGGACGGGCTGGCGCTGCACCGCGCCTCGCACGGGCTGCCCGCGCTGAGCGTCAACTGGGGCCCGTGGACCGAGGCGGGCCTGGCGGCCTCCCCGGACCGGGGCGGGGCGCTGGCCGGGCGCGGCATCGTCGGCATCGACCCGGACGACGGGGTGGCGGCGCTGGGCCGGCTGCTGCCGACGGCCACCGCGCAGGCCGCGGTGCTGCCGCTGGACCGGGCGGGGCTGCGCGCCGCGGCCGGCTCCGGGATGCTGCCGCCGCTGCTCACCGGGCTGCTGGACGAGCCCGCCGCGGCGGCCGGGGAGACCGGGCCGGCGGCCGGGGCGGTGCGGCGGGAGCTGCTGGCGGTCGAACCCGGCCGGCGCCGCCGCGCGGTGCTGGTGCGGCACTGCACCGAGCAGGTGGCGCGGGTCCTCAAGTGCGACGAGGCGAAGGTCGATGTGACCGCCCCGCTGGCCGGGCTGGGCTTCGACTCGCTGATGTCGCTGGAGCTGCGCAAGCGGCTGGAGAGTTCGCTGGGGGTGGAGCTGCCCGCCACCGTGGTGTGGCGCTTCCCCACCGTCGAGGCGCTCGTCCCCTTCCTGGCCGAGCGCATGGAGATCGCGCTGGAGGCCGGGCCCGCCGTCGGTGCGGAGGAGGCCGCCGCGGACGAGCGGCCCGCCGACGGTACCGGAACCGATCTCGACGACCTGAGTGACAGCGACGTCGAGGCGCTCCTCCTGGCCAAGTTGACCGAGCTGGACGAAGGGGAAGAGTGA